The Infirmifilum lucidum DNA segment GCTGTAAGCCAGCTACCGCGGGAGTTCGACCCGAGGATCTTCCAGCTTGCGGGCTTTGTCTTAGCCCTCTCAGGCCCTGAGAGCTACGTGAGGGATATTGAAGCTATCTTCTTCGTAACTGGCGACGAGCGCGACCACATCCTTTACTCGCCGAGAGGTACCGCATTATTCTTCCGCCAGGGGGATCCCAGGCCCAGGAAGATTTTCCTCAAGTTACGGGCTGAGGCATTCTCCTAGAGATGTAGTAAATCAATGGGATCATGAGAAGGGCCGTGTCGCGTCCTGTGTCCGTCAACTTGTAATTGACGCGCGCCCCACCTGCCTCACGCTTGACTAGCCCGTTTTTCTCAAGTTCCCTGAGGCGTATTGAGAGGCTTCTCTTGTTTATCCCCGTAATTCTGTGTAAGCTGTTGAAAGAGGAGGATCCTGCTATGAGTAGCGTGTATAGGAGAGTCAGGGTCCATTTTCTCGATAACAGCTTAAAGCTTGGCTCGAGTTGGATGATTATGCCCCGGATATCGGATAACGTTATCTTCTCCTCTTGCATGAATTTCTCCAGAGTCTCTGAGATGCCCCTTAACACATGCTGAACCTTCTGCTCAACTTCCTCTTCGACTCTCATTAGCCTCAATGGTATAGTTTTTATACCTGGTATAAATTCTAAACCTTGATACCCATGGGCTATGACGCAATTGTTGTGGGTGCGGGGCCTGCGGGACTTATATTCTCTAGGAAGCTTGCCGAGAAGGGTTTCAGGGTTGCTCTAATTGAGAAAAACGAGACGCTGGCTGTCAAGCCGTGCGGGGAGGGAATAAGCGCCCGTGTTCTCCAGACAGCCGAGGTTTCCAGGAGCGACACCCAACGCTTCATCTCAAGGCCGATTAAGGGCGCCGCTGTTGTCGCCCCTAACGGCAGGCAGGTACTTATTACAGAGAAAGGGGAGATGGGCTACGTAATTGACAAGAAGAACTTCTTGCGCGTCTTGGGAGAGTATGCGGCGTCAAATGGAGTAGAAATTTACATGAGGGAGCCGGCTAAGGAGGCCGCGCTTACTAACGGGAGAGTTAAGGTTAGGACACGCACGCTGGTGCTTGAGGCACCGTTGCTTGTGGGGGCCGACGGCTACTTGTCGTTTGTCGCAAAAGCGTTTAACATGGAGAAAGCAGGCGAGAGGAAAGTTATACCTGCGGTACAGTACGTTATGACAAACGTTAGAGTCCAAGACCCGGAGCTCACCTACTTTTACCTCGGTAACAGCATCGCGCCAAAGGGGTATGTGTGGATCTTCCCGAAGGACGGGACTTTGGCAAACGTCGGGATTGGTGTACAGGGCGCTCCCCCGAAGCCCTATCTTGATGGCTTCATCAAAGCCCACCCCGAGATCTTCGAAAGGTCAAAGATCATAGAATTTAGGGGGGCTGCAGTTACCATAGGGGGCATGTTGAGCCAGATCGTACGGGATCATGTCATGCTTATCGGCGAGGCGGCAGGGCAAGTTATACCTCTAACTGGGGGCGGTATCCACACATCTATTGCTGGCGGTAAAATTGCCGCCGAAGTCGCGTCTAAAGCCCTAGAGAGCGGTGACTTCTCTGCCAGGGTGCTCAGCGAGTATGTGAGCAAGTACAACGAGTACTGGGGCAAGAGGATAAAGGACAGTTTAAAGGCCCTGCATGCTATCGAGAAGCTAAGTGACGACGAGTTAAACCAGCTCGCGGAGATACTGTCCCCTGAGGACGTCGTCAACCTAGCAAACGGGGAGAACATCATGAGCGTCGCGGCGAAGCTCCTCAAGCACCCCATCTTTAGCATAAAACTCGCGAAGGCTCTTCTCTCCTAGTTTAACGCAAATTTTTTATACGCCACAGTTATGTTGGGTAGTGGCCCCGGCCATAGCACCCCTGCCACGCCCGGTCTCATTCCGAACCCGGAAGCTAAGGGGGGTGCGCCGTCCTGAGTACTGGGGTCTGCGGCCCCGGGAAAAGGCGGTGCTGGGGCCATCCTACTCGCCTGGAATCTTCTAGACTTTCCTTGCCAGTATTCTGGTCGCCTTTCCGAAAGGAGGTAATGGCTTCCGTGATCTAGGGCCAGGGTCGAAGCAATTTAGGCTAAAAAATAAGTTTAAGCTACTATTGTTTCGCCGAGGCTCATGAGCCTTAACGTCGCTGTTATCGGGGTTGGAAGGTGGGGGCGCAATCACGTCAGGATAATCTCCTCCCTAAAAGGGAAGATTGTTAACAGACTCATAGTCGTCGACGTTGATGTCGAACGTGCCAGAGAAGTGTCGAGGACATACTCCGCCGACTCGTACTATAGCAGTGTTGAAGAACTGATCTCCCGCGAGAAAGACCTGGATGCCGCAATTGTTACTGTGCCCACGGTATATCACTATCACGTTGTCAAGCCCCTGCTCCGAGAACACGATGTCTTCGTCGAAAAACCTTTAGCTGAGACTCCCGAGCAGGGACTCGAGCTAGTAAGGGTAGCCTACGAGAACGGTAGAGTGTTTACAGTTGGGCATATCGAGAGGTTTAACCCCATTGTAGGCGTTGCGGAGAGGCTTATTAAGAGAAAAGGTAGAGAGATCCTGGCGTTTGAGGCTAAAAGGCTTGGCCCAGGTCCTGCTGGAAACTACACGCTCAACTTGGGCGTAGGCCACGACCTCTTAGTGCACGACGTAGACATTGCTAACTTCTTCCTCAGGGAGAAGCCCATGAGAGTCTACGCAATAGCGTTTCACAACAGCACCTTCCCCTACGAAATAGAAGTCCAGGCATTATTTGAGTACCCAGGTGGAAGAGCGGCTCACCTAACTGCAAGCTGGCGTACTTCTCCGGTATACAAGCACAGGAGCTTCTCCGTGAGGACAGAGGACTCGGTAATAACAGTGGATTACATACTGCGGCGTATCTCAATCGATAACGGCGTCGAAAGCTTCCAGCTCGACGACCTAAAAACATCAGTACACAGCGAGATGATAAACATGGAGATCTCATACCTCCAGGAGGAGCCCCTCAAGCTAGAGCTCCTGGACTTCCTCGAGGCGGTTAAGAACAGGCGCGAGCCGAGAGTATCTGCCGTAGATGGGTACATCGCCCTAAAATGCGTGTTTAAAGCACTGGAGTCGTCAAAGAAGATGACGCCGGTAGAGATCACGTGGGAAGAACTGGAAGGACTTAGCATGTTCTGAGCCAGGCTGCAAGGAGCAACTCCAGGTAGGTATCTTCAGAGAAGAGCGGGCTTTTCGAAGTGGCAAGGAGCTGCAAATTGTTTATGCTACAAAGGTTGGAGGTGTCTAGCAACGGGAGTACAGCTAACGAGAGTTTACTTCTATGAAGGACGCCGCTGACGCCGGTAACGCGCCTAGCCCTCTTGTTTATGTACAGCCTAAGCCACGTGCCGTTGTGCACCGTCGTCTTAACAGAGGCCTCATGCGTATGTTTTCCGAGTTCTAAGAGAACCTTATCACCGTACTCTATTAAAATGACATTTTCCTGGGAGAGAGAGGCTCGTACCAGGTTTTCAACTCCGGAACTTGACGACAAGGCTAACCCGAGCAGTGAGGCGTAGTAATGGATCACTTCATCTGTAAAGGGATGAAGAGCGATCTTCAAGATTCCTTCTCTCGTTTCAATGCTAAGACATGCTTCCCGGCATATATCCGTCAACTCCGGGTGCGGAGCGCGCTCGGAGAAAATAGCAGGATCCAGTATGTCATGCATCCACGACTTTTCTCCTGTACTCCTTGAGACGAAAGCATTAATGCCATTCTCACGGAGGTAGAGGGCAAGCTGAATGCCGAGAAGACACCCTGGGAGAACTACTTCCCCGTCGAGAAAAGCCCGAAGCCCCTCAATGCCACTCTGGCTTGTTAGCGGGGAATTCATGAGCCTAGGCTCCTCAATGCTGACGATGATGTCGTCTCTCCCAGGTGTAGGTGTGGGATCATGTTCAACCATGAGTACGCGTGAGAGGTAGCCTGCCGAGAAAGCAGGCTTGGCACCCTCCCTGAGAGCTCTCCTGAACCCCCGCACGCTGTAGACAGCGTGGAGAGGCTCCATGGAGACAACTCTTACTCGCGGCGAAAAGCGGCGAACCCAGTATGCTATAGCAGCACTAGCGAGGCTAAAATTCTTGAAAATCACGCGAGGCCACACTTTTTTAGGCAACTCAACTCGTAGAAAAACATCGTGCTACCGTATGATAAGATAGCTGGAGTGTATGACAGCGTGTACGGTGTAGAGCAAACGCGGAAAAACATTGTGGCCGCAACGCTCCTTGACGGGGCCAGGAGTTTGGTAGACATTGGCTGTGGCACTGGTATCCTTGGAACCCTACTCCACGAGACAGAGTATTACGTCTGCCTAGACCTCTCGCTAGGCATGTTAAAAGTTTTCAGGAGAAAAGAGATGGCTTGTCCAAGTGACGCTGTCAGGGCTGATGCCGCACTTCTGCCCTTCCGGGATGGCTCCTTCGATGGCGTAGCATGCATAACGGTTATCCACGAGGCCCCACGTGCGCTCTCGGAGATAACCAGAGTCGTGAAAAGCGGGGGTAAAGTCGTTCTCTCGTTGAAAAAACGGTTCAAAGTAAGCCTCAACCTAACCTGTCTGGAAGTCGAGAAAGTCTTGGAGAGTGGGGGAGATGAGATACTCCTGTTAAGAGCAGCTACACCTTCTGACGCCGAACCCACTAGAATCAGGGGGCCAGAGGAACGGGAGCCCAACGAAGAACGGTAAAAGGAACCAGAGGCGACAAGGGTCAAACAAATGCCTTCTCATCATGCATCAGGTTAACTCTGACATTTCATCCCAAGTCTACATTAAGCCGGAGCAGTTTAAAGACTTTTCCTACCTGAGTTCCGAAAGAAAAGATAAATAACACTATTTATCCCTTTAGGCCGGGGGCCGTAGTCTAGCCTGGCTAGGATGCCAGCCTGGGGCGCTGGTGGTCCCGGGTTCAAATCCCGGCGGCCCCATATTTTTTCGTTTTTTGTAAAAAGAACCCGTAGCCTGCCCGGCTAGCCCTATGTACCTGCTGAGAAGTAGCCTCCGCGCCCGTCACCATCACCTCACGACTCCGCTTCCCAGAGTTTCTCTCGCTTAAGGAGTTGCATAACAGAAAGCCTCACCGCCAGAGAACTCTTGAGGCCGGGATAGACAGCCGCCAGACTCCCTTTGTAAGAGGGGACGCAGACGTGGCCGAGAGTTGGGACTCAGAGACAGCCCTCATTAAGGGGATTTGGCATAGCATGCACTTTCAAGTGCCGTGAAAGGAAATATAAGGGTGGGCGTTAAAGGGTAATACATTCGTATGACTGTCGAGTTCGAGAAAATACTGTCTGAGCTTACGGATACAGAGCGGAGAATAGTTGAGTACTTCCTGAGAAATGGGGGCTCAGCTAAGGATATAGCTTCAGCGCTAAACGTCTCCGAGAGGACGGTCTATAAGGCACTGTACAAGTACCGTAAGCTTGCACGCGAGAACGGCATAGATCCTAGCGCCTTTTACCTTAGAGGTACGTTACAGCCCGCGTCGCTCCCCCCTATACGCGAGCCCGTAGTTGCTCCGGATCACACGCGGCGAGACTTGATAGACAGGATAAAGAAAGAGGTCTTGAAGGAGATAACAGAAGTCCTTGAGAGAAGCGTTAGAGAAGCCGTGTTAAGCGCATTTGAAGAACTATTTATAGCGTCTGAGCCAAACCTTAAGCCTGTTACTGCTCCCAAATATACTGCGGTCTTTGCAAATAGTGGCCCTAGCGTGGCATTATTCGAGAGGCTCGTCGAGAATCTTGAGCGTCTAAACTACAACTTCGAGAGCCTTTCAAAGAAGTTAGAGCTAATCCAGCGGGTAAACACCAGCTACGCGAGCCCACAGGAACCGGCGATTCGGGACAAGAGTCCGTCTCCGCTTGACAACGCGTTACCAAGCTTTGTAAAAGACAACCCCTGGATCGAGGTGCTCCAGAGAAAATACATGCCTCGCTGAGCCTGTCGTATCCCTTGCACGAAGCTCCCACTCTTAGCTTCACGCCCGTACCTGCATTACAGTAGGCAACTCATGCCAAGAAGTATTACTGAGAGAAAAAGTCGCAGGCCGTCGCGTGGTGGCTGGAAGCAGTTTGAGGCTCCTCGGGTAATAATGATCTCGCCGGCGCCAAAGTTCCGCAGGGGAGATGAAGCCGTATATTTATTGTAAACTCAAAAAATCTAGACTTGGAGAGTCTAGGGGCTGTTACGAGACGCGAGTCACGCTTAGGACATCTACTTGGCTAACTCCAGGGACACTTGAGAGAATGCTCTCTATCTCCTCTGTGCCGCCCTCAACGTCCTCGGGCATTAGTATTACCATGCGCAGAGCCTCTAGGCCGAATGCTATTGGCTCCGACTGGTACTGCGCCACCTGGTACTTCTCGGGTAATTTCTCTGCTATGCGCTTGTAGAGATCCTCTGGCCTCGTCTCCGCGTCCTCTGGTAAAATTCTAACTAGGATAGCCACCTTCGCCACATCCTCCACCTCTACGGCCCTCTGAAACCACACCTAGGACAAACATACGGGTTGCCCTGCCTCCTACACCTTTCACAGCGCCAGATTATTACCTCCCCGCACTGGGGACAACGGAAGCTGGTGGCTTTCTCGAACGGAGGTATTGGTCTACCACAAGACGTACACTTCGGGAGGGCTAAAGCTCTAGCCATACGCGACAGTCTTACACAGAGACTGCATTTTTAAATTTTGCGGAGGCTGAGAACTAGCACCTACAAATAGCTGGTAATAAGAAATAGTGTGAAAAATCACGGGCCCGCCGGGACTTGAACCCGGGACATCCGCCGAGCGGCGGCGAGACCTCTGGTAGCGGGTAGCGCCGCCACGTCTACGGCTCCGCAGGCCGCCACGCTTCCTAGCTACGCCACGGGCCCCTGCGTACCTATTCCACGTGATGTCTGATAAATCTTTCTCGTAGCAAACACACTCATCGCACTGTCCGAGAAGCTCCCTCCTGCGGGCAAATGCTTTAAAAATGAGTGAGGCCATTTCATTATCGCATGGCTAAGTGTGAGCTTTGTGGTGCTGAGATTAGGGGAGTTGCATACAGGATAGTCCTTGATGGGGCTGAGATGATAGTCTGTTCGCGCTGTGCTAAGGGGAGAACCGTGCTGGGGACAGTTAGACTAAGTACTACGCCATCCGGACAACCCACGAAGCAAAAACTCTCACCGCGCTTGTCGCGAGAAGACGTGGAGGAGGTCATCGTTGAGGGATACGGCGAAATAATCAGACAGGCTCGCGAGAAAATGGGGCTTACACGCGAACTCCTAGCGCTCATGGTCGGCGAAAAAGAGTCCACTCTGAGGCGAATCGAGGCCGGGCAGCTTGAGCCCACGATAGAGCTCGCTCGAAAGCTCGAAAAAATACTAAAGGTGAAGCTCATTGAACAGTACGTCGTCGGTGGGAGTGTGTACTCCGCAGACGGCGACTCCAGCGGCTACGACCTCACGCTTGGGGATGTAGCAGAGTTTAGAGATTAGTATGGCAAAGAGGGCAATACTCGTCTTCCGCTTCGACTATAAGGCTAACGATTCCAGCATAAGAGAGCTTGAGGAGCTCGCGTCTGCCGCAGGCTATGAAGTAGTGGGTACACTTATCCAGACCAGAGTTGAAGATCCCAAGTACAATATTGGCAGGGGTAAAGTTCATGAGCTAAGAGACATGGTGACTAGGGAGAAAGCTGACAAAGTGATATTTTTCAATACATTGAAACCGAGCCAGACGTATAATCTGAGAAAGGAGCTCGGCGTTGACGTGATCGACAGGTATGAGCTTATATTAGAGATTTTTGCCCAGAGGGCTGGAAGCCAGGAGGCTAAGTTGCAAATTGAGCTCGCGAGACTTAAGAGAGAAGTAAGCTTTGCCAGGGAGTACATCAACCTCTCCAAGCGAGGCGAGCTACACGGTTTCCTCGGAGGCGGAAAGTATGCCGTCGACGCCTACTATACTTACCTCTCTAACCGCATAGCGTTAATTGAGAGAGTGCTCGAGAAGATAAGAGCTCAAAAGAATGCGAGGTGGGCTAGACGTAGCGAAGCCGGGCTGTATGCTGTATCTCTGGTGGGCTATACGGGTGCGGGGAAGTCTACTCTATTCCAGAGAATGACCCAGGAGAGTGTGTACATTGATGGCAAGCCCTTCGCTACTCTCTCAACTCTATCCAGGCGGACGAAAATATTAGGTTACCCGGTCATAGTAACCGATACCATAGGATTTATCGACAGCTTACCAGAACAGTTAATAGATGCCTTCTACACTACACTTGGAGAAACATTGCTTGCGGACGTGGTCGTATTGGTAGTAGACGTTTCAGAAGATATAGGAGAGATCAAGAGAAAGTTTAACGCTAGCATAAGTGTTCTATCAGATCTTGGCGTTCCGCTTGGAAAGGTCGTCATTGCAGCTAATAAAATCGATTTGATGGAAGCGGAAGACATTAAGAGAAAAGCGGCTGTGCTACAGGCTAGCGGCCTGCCTGTTGTTCCTGTATCCGCTAAGCAAGGAGTAGGCTTGAAGAGATTGAGCGAGGTCATAGTGTCCAAGTTCCCAGACAAAGTTACAGAGACTCTTCTCATCCCCAGTGACGGCGGAATGCTTGAAGAGGTACTCACTAAGTGTAAAGTAGTGGACATTTCTGGAACTTGGGACGGAAAGATTAGGCTCGTTGTGGAGGGCAGGGCAAACATCATTGAAAAGCTAAAAGCAAGGTACCGGGAGCAATGAGCACAGTAGAAGTCTATGTCCTTAGAATCGGGCACAGACCTGTGCGGGATCACCGTGTCACTACACACGTGGGCCTTGTTGCGCGCGCCTTCGGAGCGCGCGGACTGTATCTCGAGAAAAGCGTTGAGAAATCCGTTATCGATACTATAGCTAGAGTGTGCAAGACTTGGGGAGGTGAGTTCAGAGTAGAAGTCGTGGACGATCCCTTAAGATTCTTGAGAGAATGGAGGCAGATGGGGGTAGTCGTCCACCTTACAATGTATGGCCTCAATATTGCCGAGGAGGGCGTGTTAGACTTAATAAGGAGTATTAGGGGTAAATTACTGGTTGTCGTGGGGGGAGAGAAAGTTCCTAGAGAGGTCTACGAGATTGCAGACTATAACATAGCTATAGGCAACCAGCCTCACAGCGAAGTCGCCGCCCTGGCGATCTTCCTCGATAGATTGTTTAGCGGAAAAGAACTCCTGCAGGAGTTCCCACGGGCAAGGCTCAAGATAATTCCGTCAAATAGAGGTAAGAGAGTAGTTAGGGTGGGCTGATGTCTAATGAGGCTATTATCGCACTTGCAAGAAAAATACATGGAGAGAGAGCTGAGATAATCATACGGCTTC contains these protein-coding regions:
- a CDS encoding NAD(P)/FAD-dependent oxidoreductase, which codes for MGYDAIVVGAGPAGLIFSRKLAEKGFRVALIEKNETLAVKPCGEGISARVLQTAEVSRSDTQRFISRPIKGAAVVAPNGRQVLITEKGEMGYVIDKKNFLRVLGEYAASNGVEIYMREPAKEAALTNGRVKVRTRTLVLEAPLLVGADGYLSFVAKAFNMEKAGERKVIPAVQYVMTNVRVQDPELTYFYLGNSIAPKGYVWIFPKDGTLANVGIGVQGAPPKPYLDGFIKAHPEIFERSKIIEFRGAAVTIGGMLSQIVRDHVMLIGEAAGQVIPLTGGGIHTSIAGGKIAAEVASKALESGDFSARVLSEYVSKYNEYWGKRIKDSLKALHAIEKLSDDELNQLAEILSPEDVVNLANGENIMSVAAKLLKHPIFSIKLAKALLS
- a CDS encoding zinc finger domain-containing protein, coding for MARALALPKCTSCGRPIPPFEKATSFRCPQCGEVIIWRCERCRRQGNPYVCPRCGFRGP
- a CDS encoding elongation factor 1-beta, yielding MAKVAILVRILPEDAETRPEDLYKRIAEKLPEKYQVAQYQSEPIAFGLEALRMVILMPEDVEGGTEEIESILSSVPGVSQVDVLSVTRVS
- a CDS encoding Gfo/Idh/MocA family protein, producing the protein MSLNVAVIGVGRWGRNHVRIISSLKGKIVNRLIVVDVDVERAREVSRTYSADSYYSSVEELISREKDLDAAIVTVPTVYHYHVVKPLLREHDVFVEKPLAETPEQGLELVRVAYENGRVFTVGHIERFNPIVGVAERLIKRKGREILAFEAKRLGPGPAGNYTLNLGVGHDLLVHDVDIANFFLREKPMRVYAIAFHNSTFPYEIEVQALFEYPGGRAAHLTASWRTSPVYKHRSFSVRTEDSVITVDYILRRISIDNGVESFQLDDLKTSVHSEMINMEISYLQEEPLKLELLDFLEAVKNRREPRVSAVDGYIALKCVFKALESSKKMTPVEITWEELEGLSMF
- a CDS encoding tRNA (cytidine(56)-2'-O)-methyltransferase; the encoded protein is MSTVEVYVLRIGHRPVRDHRVTTHVGLVARAFGARGLYLEKSVEKSVIDTIARVCKTWGGEFRVEVVDDPLRFLREWRQMGVVVHLTMYGLNIAEEGVLDLIRSIRGKLLVVVGGEKVPREVYEIADYNIAIGNQPHSEVAALAIFLDRLFSGKELLQEFPRARLKIIPSNRGKRVVRVG
- a CDS encoding sigma factor-like helix-turn-helix DNA-binding protein — translated: MTVEFEKILSELTDTERRIVEYFLRNGGSAKDIASALNVSERTVYKALYKYRKLARENGIDPSAFYLRGTLQPASLPPIREPVVAPDHTRRDLIDRIKKEVLKEITEVLERSVREAVLSAFEELFIASEPNLKPVTAPKYTAVFANSGPSVALFERLVENLERLNYNFESLSKKLELIQRVNTSYASPQEPAIRDKSPSPLDNALPSFVKDNPWIEVLQRKYMPR
- the hflX gene encoding GTPase HflX, with product MAKRAILVFRFDYKANDSSIRELEELASAAGYEVVGTLIQTRVEDPKYNIGRGKVHELRDMVTREKADKVIFFNTLKPSQTYNLRKELGVDVIDRYELILEIFAQRAGSQEAKLQIELARLKREVSFAREYINLSKRGELHGFLGGGKYAVDAYYTYLSNRIALIERVLEKIRAQKNARWARRSEAGLYAVSLVGYTGAGKSTLFQRMTQESVYIDGKPFATLSTLSRRTKILGYPVIVTDTIGFIDSLPEQLIDAFYTTLGETLLADVVVLVVDVSEDIGEIKRKFNASISVLSDLGVPLGKVVIAANKIDLMEAEDIKRKAAVLQASGLPVVPVSAKQGVGLKRLSEVIVSKFPDKVTETLLIPSDGGMLEEVLTKCKVVDISGTWDGKIRLVVEGRANIIEKLKARYREQ
- a CDS encoding winged helix-turn-helix transcriptional regulator encodes the protein MRVEEEVEQKVQHVLRGISETLEKFMQEEKITLSDIRGIIIQLEPSFKLLSRKWTLTLLYTLLIAGSSSFNSLHRITGINKRSLSIRLRELEKNGLVKREAGGARVNYKLTDTGRDTALLMIPLIYYISRRMPQPVT
- a CDS encoding multiprotein bridging factor aMBF1 → MAKCELCGAEIRGVAYRIVLDGAEMIVCSRCAKGRTVLGTVRLSTTPSGQPTKQKLSPRLSREDVEEVIVEGYGEIIRQAREKMGLTRELLALMVGEKESTLRRIEAGQLEPTIELARKLEKILKVKLIEQYVVGGSVYSADGDSSGYDLTLGDVAEFRD
- a CDS encoding class I SAM-dependent methyltransferase, with the translated sequence MLPYDKIAGVYDSVYGVEQTRKNIVAATLLDGARSLVDIGCGTGILGTLLHETEYYVCLDLSLGMLKVFRRKEMACPSDAVRADAALLPFRDGSFDGVACITVIHEAPRALSEITRVVKSGGKVVLSLKKRFKVSLNLTCLEVEKVLESGGDEILLLRAATPSDAEPTRIRGPEEREPNEER